The following coding sequences lie in one Azospirillum humicireducens genomic window:
- a CDS encoding YqaA family protein, translated as MLKRLYDWTMAKAASKDSTKWLAGVSFAESSFFPLPPDLLLVPMVIANRKAAWKLATICTLASVVGGVAGYMIGYFLYETIGRWVIEFYHLTDKFEQLRQTFVEYGAEILIIKGMTPIPYKLLTITAGVAHLPLWVFIGASIISRSMRFYLVAALLYFFGPPIRAFIEKRLTLVTSVFAVALIGGFLVVKLL; from the coding sequence ATGCTGAAGCGTCTTTACGACTGGACCATGGCCAAGGCCGCGTCGAAGGATTCGACCAAGTGGCTGGCCGGGGTATCCTTCGCCGAAAGCTCCTTCTTCCCGCTGCCGCCGGACCTGCTGCTGGTGCCGATGGTCATCGCCAACCGCAAGGCGGCCTGGAAGCTGGCGACGATCTGCACGCTGGCCTCGGTGGTCGGCGGCGTCGCCGGCTACATGATCGGCTATTTCCTGTACGAGACCATCGGCCGCTGGGTGATCGAGTTCTATCACCTGACCGACAAGTTCGAGCAGCTGCGCCAGACCTTCGTCGAGTACGGGGCGGAGATCCTGATCATCAAGGGCATGACGCCCATCCCCTACAAGCTGCTGACCATCACCGCCGGCGTGGCGCATCTGCCGCTGTGGGTGTTCATCGGCGCCTCGATAATCTCGCGGTCGATGCGATTCTATCTGGTCGCGGCGCTGCTGTACTTCTTCGGCCCGCCGATCCGCGCCTTCATCGAGAAGCGGCTGACGCTCGTCACCAGCGTGTTCGCGGTGGCGCTGATCGGCGGCTTCCTGGTGGTGAAGCTGCTCTAA
- a CDS encoding YgjV family protein, translating into MLSLPLPVTAADAFGAAAFAGSCLWPLMKKRRALLAGQAATNLMFIIHYVLLGAHTAAALCLLVVTQALVAMPEGRNRWQTAAFAATVPAIAAIAVFTWSGLPSALSSLGITFSTLARWQSDAVRMRLLLLVAGAFWISHNAVVMSPFAMASDLFSAAANLLRLRGERRKTAPAAAATANANAAPKGLAAA; encoded by the coding sequence ATGCTGTCCCTTCCCCTGCCCGTCACCGCCGCCGATGCCTTCGGTGCTGCCGCCTTCGCCGGTTCGTGCCTGTGGCCGCTGATGAAGAAGCGCCGCGCCCTGCTGGCCGGGCAGGCGGCGACCAACCTGATGTTCATCATCCACTATGTGCTGCTGGGCGCCCACACCGCGGCGGCGCTGTGCCTGCTGGTGGTGACGCAGGCGCTGGTGGCCATGCCGGAGGGGCGCAACCGCTGGCAGACCGCGGCCTTCGCCGCCACGGTGCCGGCCATCGCCGCCATCGCCGTCTTCACCTGGTCGGGCCTGCCCTCGGCGCTGTCCAGCCTGGGCATCACCTTCTCCACGCTGGCGCGCTGGCAGTCGGATGCGGTGCGCATGCGCCTCTTGCTGCTGGTGGCCGGCGCCTTCTGGATCAGCCACAACGCGGTGGTGATGTCGCCTTTCGCCATGGCGTCCGACCTCTTCAGCGCCGCCGCCAACCTGCTGCGCCTGCGCGGCGAGCGCCGCAAGACCGCTCCGGCAGCCGCGGCCACGGCCAACGCCAATGCGGCGCCGAAGGGTCTTGCCGCCGCCTGA
- a CDS encoding winged helix-turn-helix domain-containing protein produces MPTDLRVRFMHPSGAIGPGKIALLEAIDRTGSISAAARSLNMTFRRAWFLVETMNTAFREPVIRTNVGGREGGGAGLTPLGQEVVARYRHMQEDARRVAEPHLRWLDEVLKAEQPGDGQSKDEGGTPPAG; encoded by the coding sequence ATGCCCACCGACCTTCGAGTCCGCTTCATGCACCCGTCGGGCGCCATCGGCCCCGGCAAGATCGCACTGCTGGAGGCCATCGACCGTACCGGCTCCATCTCCGCGGCGGCGCGGTCGCTGAACATGACCTTCCGGCGCGCCTGGTTCCTGGTCGAGACGATGAACACCGCCTTCCGCGAGCCGGTGATCCGCACCAACGTCGGCGGCCGTGAGGGCGGCGGCGCCGGCCTGACCCCGCTGGGGCAGGAGGTGGTCGCCCGCTACCGCCACATGCAGGAGGATGCCCGCAGGGTCGCCGAACCGCACCTGCGCTGGCTGGACGAGGTGCTGAAGGCAGAACAGCCCGGGGACGGGCAATCCAAAGACGAGGGTGGGACGCCGCCGGCCGGTTGA
- a CDS encoding glucokinase: MAADLPPAAPGTAASPILVADIGGTNARFGLIGGRTVRDTRVLRCADHPSIEDAAAAYLSAVGLAAPGTPGRPRRGAFAVAGPVTGDRIAMTNLVWQFSVGRVRDALGLDGLAVINDFTAVALSVPRLAEEDRRQIGEGTPQPGAVVAVLGPGSGLGVSGLVPGANGRWTALSGEGGHVTMAPVSDRESAVLGQLRKGFDHVSAERVLSGPGLVNLYTALSILDGREPAALTPAQITDTALAGTDPHCVEAVEMFCAMLGTVAGNLALTLGARGGVYIAGGIVPRLGALFAHSRFRKRFAEKGRMREFLAPIPTYVVTHELPAFLGLAEAAGAE; encoded by the coding sequence ATGGCCGCCGACCTCCCCCCCGCCGCTCCCGGCACCGCCGCCTCTCCCATCCTGGTCGCCGACATCGGCGGCACCAACGCGCGCTTCGGCCTGATCGGCGGCCGGACGGTGCGCGACACGCGGGTGCTGCGCTGCGCCGACCATCCCTCGATCGAGGATGCGGCCGCCGCCTACCTCTCCGCGGTCGGGCTGGCGGCACCGGGCACGCCGGGCCGGCCGCGGCGCGGTGCCTTCGCGGTGGCCGGGCCGGTCACCGGCGACCGCATCGCCATGACCAATCTGGTCTGGCAATTCTCCGTCGGCCGGGTCCGCGACGCCCTGGGGCTGGACGGGCTGGCCGTCATCAACGACTTCACCGCCGTCGCCCTGTCGGTGCCGCGTCTGGCCGAGGAGGACCGGCGGCAGATCGGCGAAGGGACGCCGCAGCCGGGCGCCGTCGTCGCCGTGCTGGGGCCGGGCAGCGGGCTGGGCGTGTCGGGTCTGGTGCCTGGGGCGAACGGCCGCTGGACCGCGCTGTCGGGCGAGGGCGGCCATGTCACCATGGCGCCGGTCAGCGACCGCGAGAGCGCCGTGCTGGGCCAGCTGCGCAAGGGGTTCGACCATGTCTCGGCCGAACGGGTGCTGTCGGGGCCGGGGCTCGTCAACCTCTACACCGCCCTGTCGATCCTGGACGGGCGCGAACCGGCGGCCCTCACCCCCGCCCAGATCACCGACACTGCGCTGGCCGGGACCGATCCCCATTGCGTGGAGGCGGTGGAGATGTTCTGCGCCATGCTGGGCACCGTCGCCGGCAACCTCGCTTTGACCCTTGGCGCGCGGGGCGGCGTCTACATCGCCGGCGGCATCGTGCCGAGGCTGGGGGCGTTGTTCGCCCATTCCCGCTTCCGCAAGCGCTTCGCCGAGAAGGGCCGCATGCGCGAGTTCCTGGCCCCGATTCCCACCTATGTCGTCACCCACGAACTGCCTGCCTTCCTGGGCCTCGCCGAGGCCGCCGGGGCGGAGTGA
- the otsA gene encoding alpha,alpha-trehalose-phosphate synthase (UDP-forming): MSRLVVVSNRVALMEEGKQAAGGLAVAILAALKKTGGIWFGWSGKVVDGESQAEPTRTDAGKLTYATLDLGRRDHEEYYNGFANQTLWPLFHYRLGLISVNRRTREGYERVNAYFADKLEPLLRTDDMIWVHDYHLIPFGDELRRRGCSQRMGFFLHTPFPPPELLTALPNHRDLIRELCAYDLVGFHTATDLRGFCDYIRTETDGTVEQRGAYGSAMIRAFGRTLMAKVFPISIDTEALESLARTAGRSRQAERLRESLVGRRLIIGVDRLDYSKGLPQRFAAFEQLLESYPEHCNRVSFLQVAPPSREDVPEYIAIRRELSEMAGRINGRFAEFDWQPIRYLNRSFGQRVLAGFYRLANVGLVTPLRDGMNLVAKEYVACQDGDNPGVLVLSQFAGAAHEMGEALIVNPFDIEGVGDALQRALTMPLGERKERHAALMRTLRRQDIGWWRESYVDALTRAPYDFPVT, from the coding sequence GTGAGCAGGCTCGTCGTCGTATCCAACCGGGTGGCCCTTATGGAAGAGGGCAAGCAGGCGGCCGGCGGTCTCGCCGTCGCCATCCTGGCGGCTCTGAAGAAGACCGGAGGCATCTGGTTCGGCTGGAGCGGCAAAGTCGTCGATGGGGAGTCCCAGGCGGAGCCGACACGGACCGATGCCGGGAAGCTGACCTACGCCACGCTCGATCTCGGCCGCCGCGACCATGAGGAATATTACAACGGCTTCGCCAACCAGACCTTATGGCCGCTGTTCCATTACCGGCTGGGCCTGATCTCGGTGAACCGGCGCACGCGCGAGGGGTATGAGCGGGTCAACGCCTATTTCGCCGACAAGCTGGAGCCGCTGCTCCGCACCGACGACATGATCTGGGTCCATGACTATCACCTGATCCCCTTCGGCGACGAACTGCGCCGCCGCGGCTGTTCGCAGCGCATGGGCTTCTTCCTGCACACGCCCTTTCCCCCGCCGGAACTGCTGACCGCCCTGCCCAACCACCGCGACCTGATCCGCGAGCTGTGCGCCTACGATCTGGTCGGCTTCCACACCGCCACCGACCTGCGCGGCTTCTGCGACTACATCCGCACCGAGACCGACGGCACGGTGGAGCAGCGCGGCGCCTATGGCAGCGCCATGATCCGCGCCTTCGGCCGCACCCTGATGGCGAAGGTCTTCCCCATCAGCATCGACACCGAGGCGCTGGAAAGCCTCGCCCGCACCGCCGGCCGCTCGCGCCAGGCCGAACGGCTGCGCGAGAGCCTGGTCGGCCGCCGGCTGATCATCGGCGTCGACCGGCTCGACTATTCCAAGGGCCTGCCGCAGCGTTTCGCCGCCTTCGAGCAGCTTCTGGAAAGCTATCCGGAGCATTGCAACCGCGTCTCCTTCCTGCAGGTCGCCCCGCCGAGCCGCGAGGACGTGCCGGAATACATCGCCATCCGCCGCGAGCTGTCGGAGATGGCCGGCCGCATCAACGGCCGCTTCGCCGAGTTCGACTGGCAGCCGATCCGCTACCTGAACCGCAGCTTCGGCCAGCGCGTGCTGGCGGGCTTCTACCGCCTGGCGAATGTGGGTCTGGTGACGCCGCTGCGCGACGGCATGAATCTGGTCGCCAAGGAGTATGTCGCCTGCCAGGACGGCGACAATCCGGGCGTGCTGGTGCTGTCGCAGTTCGCCGGCGCCGCGCACGAGATGGGCGAGGCGCTGATCGTCAACCCCTTCGACATCGAGGGCGTCGGCGACGCGCTGCAGCGGGCGCTGACCATGCCGCTGGGCGAGCGCAAGGAACGCCACGCCGCCCTGATGCGGACGCTGCGGCGCCAGGACATCGGCTGGTGGCGTGAAAGCTATGTGGACGCGCTGACCCGCGCACCGTATGACTTTCCGGTCACCTGA
- a CDS encoding N-formylglutamate amidohydrolase, translating into MDASFDAQRDAGAATGPAPDKAAIPAPPPAAPAFEILAPQSQRLPLVLASPHSGSAYSPEFLAASRLDARALRKSEDCFVDEIFAFAPGFGVPLIRALFPRAYLDVNREAYELDPEMFADPLPAYVNTRSPRVAAGLGTIARVVANGEDIYRGKLRFAEALDRVSRCYTPYHEALRRLVDGTRDAFGHALLIDCHSMPSAASAATAGKGGGRGGNHPEIVLGDCYGNACAPAVIDAAEEFLRGLGYAVSRNNPYAGGYTTRHYGRPRQGIHALQIEIARDLYMDEAALTRLPYLDVLARHMTELVDTLGLLPAHGLGPR; encoded by the coding sequence ATGGACGCCTCCTTCGACGCGCAGCGCGACGCCGGTGCCGCCACCGGTCCGGCCCCCGACAAAGCCGCCATTCCGGCCCCGCCCCCGGCCGCCCCGGCTTTCGAAATTCTGGCCCCGCAGAGCCAGAGGCTGCCGCTCGTCCTGGCGTCGCCGCACAGTGGCAGCGCCTATTCGCCCGAATTCCTCGCTGCCTCCCGCCTGGATGCCCGCGCGCTGCGCAAGTCCGAGGACTGTTTCGTCGACGAGATCTTCGCCTTCGCCCCAGGCTTCGGCGTGCCGCTGATCCGCGCCCTGTTCCCGCGCGCCTATCTGGACGTCAACCGCGAAGCCTACGAGCTGGACCCGGAGATGTTCGCCGATCCGCTGCCGGCCTACGTCAACACCCGCTCGCCGCGGGTGGCGGCGGGGCTGGGCACCATCGCCCGCGTGGTCGCCAACGGCGAGGACATCTACCGCGGCAAGCTGCGCTTTGCCGAGGCGCTGGACCGCGTCAGCCGCTGCTACACCCCCTACCACGAGGCCTTGCGCCGGCTGGTGGACGGCACCCGCGACGCCTTCGGCCATGCCCTGCTGATCGATTGCCATTCGATGCCGTCGGCCGCCAGCGCCGCCACCGCCGGGAAGGGCGGCGGGCGGGGCGGCAACCACCCCGAAATCGTGCTGGGCGACTGTTACGGCAACGCCTGCGCGCCTGCGGTGATCGACGCGGCGGAGGAGTTCCTGCGCGGCCTCGGCTATGCCGTCAGCCGCAACAATCCCTATGCCGGCGGCTACACCACCCGCCATTACGGCCGGCCGCGCCAGGGCATCCACGCCCTGCAGATCGAGATCGCCCGCGACCTCTACATGGACGAGGCGGCCCTGACCCGACTGCCCTATCTGGACGTGCTGGCCCGCCACATGACCGAACTGGTCGACACGCTGGGCCTGCTGCCGGCGCATGGGCTGGGACCGCGCTGA
- a CDS encoding TIGR02300 family protein yields the protein MAKPEWGVKRICPSCGARYYDMRKDPPVCPSCGAQFDPEALLKSRKARPAPADDTKKVAAVVDEDTESEAEESETPELEDVEDDMSVEDIEETDDTADDEDDVLIEDTSELGEDDMDEVVDVEGEDEEER from the coding sequence GTGGCCAAACCCGAATGGGGCGTCAAGCGCATCTGCCCGAGCTGTGGCGCTCGCTACTACGACATGCGCAAGGACCCGCCGGTCTGCCCGAGCTGCGGTGCGCAATTCGATCCCGAGGCCCTGCTGAAGTCGCGCAAGGCCCGCCCGGCCCCGGCCGACGACACCAAGAAGGTGGCGGCGGTTGTGGACGAGGATACCGAGAGCGAGGCCGAGGAGAGCGAGACTCCGGAGCTGGAGGATGTCGAGGACGACATGTCCGTCGAGGACATCGAGGAGACCGACGACACTGCCGACGATGAGGACGACGTCCTGATCGAGGACACGTCCGAACTGGGCGAGGACGACATGGACGAGGTCGTCGACGTCGAGGGCGAGGACGAGGAGGAGCGCTGA
- the aroA gene encoding 3-phosphoshikimate 1-carboxyvinyltransferase, whose product MTQAPATQAPITQVKPLRSAATGAIKGSIRVPGDKSISHRSLMLGAIAVGETVIHGLLEGEDVLHTAAAMRLLGAQAERDAAGVWRVRGVGLGALQEPAQVLDMGNSGTAARLLMGLVAGHPITCVFTGDASLNKRPMARVTKPLEEMGARFVGRSGGRLPLTVVGSGDLVPIAYRLPVASAQVKSAILLAGLNTAGATTVIEAEPTRDHTELMLRHFGATVTTERLADGALAVTVTGQPELTGRTIHVPADPSSAAFPAVAALLRPGSELLLNDVGMNPRRTGLYDTLVEMGADIAFENRRDQAGEPVADLRVKHSALKGIVVPADRAPSMIDEYPVLAAAAACAEGTTVMLGLKELRVKESDRLAMVAEGLTRCGVSVEVGADDSLTVHGTGGTGKGPKGGATVLTAMDHRIAMSFLVLGMATEEPVSVDDGAFIDTSFPGFVGLMNGLGAKIGEA is encoded by the coding sequence ATGACGCAGGCCCCCGCCACGCAGGCCCCCATCACGCAGGTGAAGCCGCTGCGCTCCGCCGCCACCGGCGCGATCAAGGGCAGCATCCGCGTGCCCGGCGACAAGTCGATCTCGCACCGGTCGCTGATGCTGGGCGCCATCGCCGTGGGCGAGACGGTGATCCATGGCCTGCTCGAAGGGGAGGACGTCCTGCACACCGCCGCCGCCATGCGCCTGCTGGGTGCCCAGGCGGAGCGCGATGCCGCCGGCGTCTGGCGCGTGCGCGGCGTCGGGCTGGGGGCGCTGCAGGAGCCGGCGCAGGTGCTGGACATGGGCAACAGCGGCACCGCCGCCCGCCTGCTGATGGGGCTGGTCGCCGGCCATCCGATCACCTGCGTCTTCACCGGCGACGCCTCGCTGAACAAGCGGCCGATGGCCCGCGTCACCAAGCCGCTGGAGGAGATGGGCGCCCGCTTCGTCGGCCGCTCCGGCGGGCGGCTGCCGCTGACCGTCGTCGGCAGCGGCGATCTGGTCCCGATCGCCTACCGCCTGCCGGTGGCCTCGGCCCAGGTGAAGTCGGCGATCCTGCTGGCCGGGCTCAACACCGCCGGCGCCACCACGGTGATCGAGGCGGAGCCGACGCGCGACCACACCGAACTGATGCTGCGCCATTTCGGCGCCACCGTGACGACCGAGCGGCTGGCGGACGGCGCGCTGGCCGTCACCGTCACCGGCCAGCCGGAACTGACCGGCCGGACCATCCATGTGCCGGCCGATCCCAGCAGCGCCGCCTTCCCGGCGGTCGCCGCCCTGCTGCGGCCGGGTTCTGAGCTGCTGCTGAACGACGTCGGCATGAACCCGCGCCGCACCGGCCTCTACGACACGCTGGTCGAGATGGGCGCCGATATCGCCTTCGAGAACCGCCGCGATCAGGCGGGTGAGCCGGTGGCCGACCTGCGGGTGAAGCACAGCGCGCTCAAGGGCATCGTGGTGCCGGCCGACCGCGCGCCGAGCATGATCGACGAGTATCCGGTTCTGGCTGCCGCCGCCGCCTGTGCCGAGGGCACCACGGTGATGCTGGGCCTGAAGGAACTGCGGGTGAAGGAGAGCGACCGCCTCGCCATGGTGGCCGAAGGGCTGACCCGCTGCGGCGTGTCGGTGGAGGTCGGCGCCGACGACAGCCTGACCGTTCACGGCACCGGTGGAACGGGCAAGGGGCCGAAGGGCGGCGCCACCGTCCTCACCGCCATGGACCACCGCATCGCCATGAGCTTCCTGGTGCTGGGCATGGCGACGGAGGAACCGGTGTCGGTCGACGACGGTGCCTTCATCGACACCAGCTTCCCCGGCTTCGTCGGGCTGATGAACGGGCTGGGTGCGAAGATCGGTGAGGCGTGA
- the cmk gene encoding (d)CMP kinase has protein sequence MTQPLSNQSAPAKAVVVAIDGPAASGKGTLSQRIAGAFGFAHLDTGVLYRAVGVSVLRAGGDPADNAAAARAAYELHPEHPILQEVALRTDEAAQAASKVAAVPEVRAALLDFQRRFAAHPPGGAPGAVLDGRDIGTVVCPDAQAKLFVTASVEVRAERRLRELQRRGIPAISSDVLEDMKSRDARDSQRAVAPLRPAADAFVLDTSALDADQVFSMAVAHIGSKTGLKPTA, from the coding sequence ATGACGCAGCCGCTTTCCAACCAGTCGGCGCCTGCCAAGGCGGTCGTCGTCGCCATCGACGGTCCGGCCGCCAGCGGCAAGGGCACCCTGTCGCAGCGCATCGCCGGCGCCTTCGGCTTCGCCCATCTCGACACCGGCGTGCTGTACCGCGCGGTCGGCGTGTCGGTCCTCAGGGCCGGCGGCGATCCGGCCGACAATGCCGCGGCGGCGCGGGCGGCCTATGAGCTGCATCCCGAACACCCCATCCTGCAGGAGGTGGCGCTGCGCACCGACGAGGCGGCGCAGGCGGCCAGCAAGGTGGCGGCGGTGCCGGAGGTGCGGGCCGCGCTGCTCGACTTCCAGCGGCGCTTCGCGGCGCATCCGCCGGGCGGCGCGCCGGGGGCGGTCCTGGACGGGCGCGACATCGGAACGGTGGTCTGCCCCGATGCCCAGGCCAAACTGTTCGTTACCGCTTCGGTGGAGGTCCGGGCCGAACGGCGACTCAGGGAGTTGCAGAGACGGGGGATTCCGGCTATATCCTCCGATGTCCTGGAGGACATGAAGTCTCGTGATGCGCGCGACAGCCAGAGAGCGGTGGCCCCGCTCCGTCCGGCTGCCGACGCTTTTGTGCTTGATACGTCCGCTCTCGATGCCGATCAGGTGTTCTCGATGGCGGTCGCCCACATCGGTTCGAAAACCGGTCTGAAGCCCACGGCGTAA
- the rpsA gene encoding 30S ribosomal protein S1, protein MAQSLARTVEKESFASLLEESLGAAESLEGTVVKGRVVAVENDMVTIDVGLKSEGRVALKEFAVAGQPPELKAGDTVEVYLERMEDKNGEAMLSREKAKREEAWALLEKSFNDQTRVTGVIFGRVKGGFTVDLSGAVAFLPGSQVDIRPVRDISPLLGTPQPFQILKMDRSRGNIVVSRRAVLEESRAEARSELVANLKEGQILQGVVKNITDYGAFVDLGGVDGLLHVTDIAWRRINHPSEALQIGQTVTVQVIRFNPETQRISLGMKQLEADPWEGVEAKYPVSAKFKGRVTNITDYGAFVELEPGIEGLVHVSEMSWTKKNVHPGKIVSTSQEVEVMVLDVDPQKRRISLGLKQCLDNPWETFTDKFGPGTELEGEVKNITEFGLFVGLPGDIDGMVHMSDLDWNKSGEEAIAEYKKGDRVKVKVLDVDVEKERISLGIKQLANDPFEAATAGLKKNEVVTCTVTQVTDGGIEVAVGEGYTGFIRKSDLSRERSEQRPDRFAVGEKVDAKVTQIDRASRRISLSIKAREMEEEKQAMAEFGSSDSGASLGDILGAALKRKQQNDE, encoded by the coding sequence ATGGCACAGTCACTGGCCCGCACGGTCGAAAAGGAAAGCTTCGCGTCTCTGCTTGAAGAGTCGCTGGGCGCGGCCGAGTCGCTCGAAGGTACGGTCGTCAAGGGACGCGTCGTCGCCGTCGAGAACGACATGGTCACCATCGACGTCGGTCTGAAGTCGGAAGGCCGCGTCGCGCTGAAGGAATTCGCCGTTGCCGGCCAGCCGCCCGAGCTGAAGGCGGGCGACACCGTCGAGGTCTATCTCGAGCGGATGGAAGACAAGAACGGCGAAGCGATGCTGAGCCGTGAGAAGGCGAAGCGCGAAGAGGCCTGGGCCCTGCTGGAGAAGTCGTTCAACGACCAGACCCGCGTCACCGGCGTCATCTTCGGCCGCGTCAAGGGCGGCTTCACGGTCGACCTGTCGGGCGCCGTCGCCTTCCTGCCGGGCAGCCAAGTCGACATCCGTCCGGTCCGCGACATCTCCCCGCTGCTGGGCACCCCGCAGCCCTTCCAGATCCTGAAGATGGACCGCTCGCGCGGCAACATCGTCGTGTCTCGCCGCGCCGTGCTCGAAGAGAGCCGTGCGGAGGCCCGTTCGGAGCTGGTGGCCAACCTCAAGGAAGGCCAGATCCTCCAGGGCGTCGTCAAGAACATCACCGACTACGGTGCGTTCGTCGACCTGGGCGGCGTCGATGGCCTGCTGCACGTCACCGACATCGCGTGGCGCCGCATCAACCATCCGTCGGAAGCCCTGCAGATCGGCCAGACCGTCACGGTCCAGGTCATCCGCTTCAACCCGGAGACCCAGCGCATCAGCCTCGGCATGAAGCAGCTGGAAGCCGATCCGTGGGAAGGCGTCGAAGCCAAGTACCCGGTCAGCGCCAAGTTCAAGGGCCGCGTCACCAACATCACCGACTACGGCGCCTTCGTGGAGCTGGAGCCGGGGATCGAGGGCCTGGTCCACGTCTCGGAAATGTCCTGGACCAAGAAGAACGTCCATCCGGGCAAGATCGTGTCGACTTCGCAGGAAGTCGAGGTCATGGTCCTGGACGTCGATCCGCAGAAGCGCCGCATCAGCCTCGGCCTGAAGCAGTGCCTGGACAACCCGTGGGAGACCTTCACCGACAAGTTCGGTCCGGGCACCGAGCTGGAAGGCGAAGTCAAGAACATCACCGAATTCGGTCTGTTCGTCGGCCTGCCGGGCGACATCGACGGCATGGTCCACATGTCCGATCTCGACTGGAACAAGTCGGGTGAAGAGGCGATCGCCGAGTACAAGAAGGGCGACCGCGTCAAGGTCAAGGTTCTCGACGTCGACGTCGAGAAGGAGCGCATCAGCCTGGGCATCAAGCAGCTGGCGAACGACCCGTTCGAGGCTGCCACCGCCGGTCTGAAGAAGAACGAGGTCGTGACCTGCACCGTGACGCAGGTGACGGACGGCGGCATCGAAGTGGCCGTCGGCGAGGGCTACACCGGCTTCATCCGCAAGTCGGACCTGTCCCGCGAGCGTTCCGAACAGCGCCCGGACCGTTTCGCCGTCGGCGAGAAGGTCGACGCCAAGGTCACCCAGATCGACCGCGCTTCCCGCCGCATCTCGCTGTCCATCAAGGCCCGCGAGATGGAGGAAGAGAAGCAGGCGATGGCCGAGTTCGGTTCGTCCGACTCGGGCGCCTCGCTGGGCGACATCCTGGGCGCCGCTCTGAAGCGCAAGCAGCAGAACGACGAGTGA
- a CDS encoding PRC-barrel domain-containing protein has product MLKITHKMWVGRTVLTLSALTQLAAMATPPPAAAQTMIIEGSTPVVGAAVERKTGPSIDQLMNRNVVGADGSKIGTVTDVILDDKGEARYIVIHSGGILGFGGKDIAADLTLADIRAGIEAIQLRDVTAASVRDMPPFHYDDSITSLTRSPEPRR; this is encoded by the coding sequence ATGCTGAAGATCACGCACAAGATGTGGGTGGGGCGGACCGTGCTGACACTATCTGCGCTGACACAGTTGGCAGCGATGGCGACTCCGCCGCCGGCTGCCGCGCAGACCATGATCATCGAAGGCTCGACTCCGGTCGTCGGAGCCGCGGTGGAGCGCAAGACCGGCCCCAGCATCGACCAGTTGATGAACCGCAACGTCGTGGGGGCGGACGGGTCGAAGATCGGCACCGTCACCGACGTGATCCTCGACGACAAGGGCGAGGCCCGATACATCGTCATCCACTCCGGCGGCATCCTGGGCTTCGGCGGCAAGGACATCGCGGCCGACCTGACCCTTGCCGACATCCGCGCCGGGATCGAGGCGATCCAGCTCCGCGACGTGACCGCCGCCAGCGTCCGCGACATGCCCCCATTCCACTATGACGACAGCATCACGTCCCTGACCCGCAGCCCGGAACCGCGGCGGTAG